TTCCGTCAGCCTCCGGGCCCAGGAGGCGCCGGGCGGCATCATTAACCTGGATAATGTGCCAGTTGCTTTCCAGAGCGATGATGGCATCGTCAACACTGCGAAAAACGGCTTCGATACGATTTTTCAACATCTCCTGATTTTCAAGGGAGCGTTTGTGATCCATGGCCAGAGCCACGACATGTCGGAGACGGGAGGGCAGCACCGGTTTGGTCAGGAAGTCGAAAGCACCTTCGCGCAGGGCCAGACAGACCGTCTCCACCTCCGGAAAACCGGTCAGAAGAATGACCATGATATGAGGATAGTATTGACGAATTGCACTCAGCACCTCCAGTCCGGACCCATCGGGAAGCTTGATGTCCAGAATGACCAAGTCGAACGGTTTTTGCCGCAAAATCTCCAGGGCCTGATGCACCGACCTTGCCGTGGCGGTGGCGCAGTGTGCGCCGGATAAAAAAATGGGCATCGCCTCAAGAAATAGATCATCATCATCGACAATCAGAATGGAGTTATCCAAAACCACAACCTCCTTGTTTCACATCTCATGAATCGATCTGTTTCATGCTACCATATGTTTCAACTTTCTTCCCACAAAAATGCACACATTGAGCTACAGAATAAAATTATCATTTGTCAAAATCAGAAAGGAGCGCCTTTGAAAAAATAGTCCGATCCGACAATGAGCGATCCGCTTCCGTACCCGACGAGCGCCATTATCTAATGGTTGATTGAATTTCAATGAGTTGCACAAGACGGGGAGAGGGAATTGGGGGCCATCGAGAACGAATTCGCCTTCGATTGTATGCAATCGTCGTACTTTGAAAGCTGCAGTATATAGTTAATGGCACAGGCATTGCTTTCGAATCATAAGGAACGCCTCATTATGTAAAACGGCCAAACATCGAGGAACCGCTGATCGAGCAGCCGGTATTCTTTTGTCGTAACCCTCAGCAACGGAGAAAAGAATGTCCAAATTGAATTCCAAGAAAGCCCGGAAAAATGGCCGTGAGATCCACGCAGATTCACAGGATGAAGCCTGCAAGATGGTTGCGGACTCTGCCATGTCTTCGGTAACGGCAAAAGGAATCAAAAACCTCGCCAAGAAAGGGATCCATCCGGGAACTGAAGAATCGAAGACTAAGCCGGGTCAGAAGATAGCTCACCTTGCGGAGAAGAAAATGGCGACTCAAAGCCATCATTCCTCCTCCGGAAAGGCAAAAAGAGCCTCGTCGAAGCGGGTTTGTGATCTGAATCAGAACCAGTCGATCTCCCCGGTAGCGACTCCGCTCTGAGAGAAGAAGCGGGATTGCCCTTGCGTCGATCGAGGTCAATCCCGCCGGGATAAAAGATATAGACTTGGCCATAAGACCACATACGCTATAATGCATAACTTTAACGCAGCAAAAGGGATGCTGATGTGGTCTGAATTGAAATTACATCGTTATATGCCAGGACGAAGGGCATCCACCCGATGGGTTATGGGCAGAGCCACGGCACGCGCTGTGTATGTCTTTATCCTTAAAAATTCACCATCAAAATAGGCACTATTTTTTGGGAATTTTTCCGGAAGGAGATGACCCGGGAGAGATAGAGTCGTCGGTCATCCCCGCATCATTCGTCCGTTTGATTGGCACAGGAAGGTCCGGATGGCCCGCCGGGACCGGACAGAAAGAAGAGGGCGTGCCGGCCCCGTCTTTCTCATAAATTTCGCCGCTAAACGGCCAGGGCGCGTCCAGACAAGGTGCGGGACGCCTCGACGACCGGAACCGTGGCCGTTCTTCCCACGGGGAGGAGCGTCGAGCGAGCCCAACGCCGTCATGGCGCGATCCGGGTCCGGTTGCAGCAGAAATGGATGAATAAGACGGATTGAACCATCCCGGTCCACGAAAGCACCCGAAAGTCCAATAAACAGAAGCAGGGATTCCATCATCAGGGAGGATACCATGTCACGCATTCTGATCATCAATGAAAATCCCTTCATTCTTTCCAAAATTTGCGCACTCCTTCAGGCGAGAGGTCACCAAACCGTAGTAGCCAGCACGGTTGGCGAAGCCATGTTTCTCTGTATGTTATGGCACCCGGTGGATGTCATCGTCAGTGATCTTCTCGGACCATGCCAGACTGAATTCCAATGGCGATCAGAAGGAATTATTTCGGAGGAACCCACGCGAGATTCCGAAACATCTCACCTTGGGGAAGGTTTGACACGGGAAGACGAACCACTGTTTCATGATGCTTGCAGTGGACTAATTTTCGACTATATTATGCCAAAACGCAGCGCAACCCTGTCAATATATAATTTACACCCCGATTTTGAAGGGTCATGGCACTGAAAATGGAACTCAAAATCACCATATTGGTTATTGATAGCGATATCGATACCTTACGATGCTACGAAACCAATTTAGTCAGAATCGGTTACGTCGTGGTTCAGGCAAACAACTGTACGGATGCCATGGCACTCTTCGATGCCCATCGTCCGCATCTGGCGATCATCGAGGCCCGCATGTCGGACCCGGATGGATTCACCACCTGCGCGGCGCTGCGACAACGGGCGCACGAGACAGAACTGCCCATCCTGATGGTAACCGATGATGATGACAACAATTCGGTGGAGAAGGCCTTTGCTGCCGGAGCCGACGACCTGATCACCAAGCCGGTGCATTGGACCATCCTGCGTCAGCGTATGCGCCACCTGCTTCGAGGAGAAAGCGCCTACCGCGTGTTCATGGAGAGCCACGACGAAGGCCGATGTCTTGAAGAACCGCCTCGACTGCCCCTCGAAGTGGATCGCCTCTCCCCAACACGGTGGATTGAGAACTGGGCCGATCCGGCTCTCTATTTCAGGCCCCGGATCTTCAATTCAGTGTTCCTTAATTTATGACATCAGACGAGGAGTCTTGAGAGAATTAGGCCACAAGAATGAGCCCGTCATGGCATTTTCCAACGCCAAATGTTCACTTGACCGGCGTTGCGGTGGCCTGAGTGCCGTTCGGCATGGAAAGAAAAATGGTATTGATAAATATTATATTAGTAATAATATACTATTTTAAATACCAAATCCATAGAAAATCACATGGAAGTAACTTACAGCATCGGTCCGTACGGGGCGGAGGAGCCGTGATGAATAACATGGAAGGGGTATTGGGAAGTTTCCTCTTTGTTGATGATGATCCGGAGATATTCCAATATCTGGTGGAAGCTCTGAAAAGTCGTGGTCGAGCCATTTTCATACATACCATTCGAAGGGTCGAAGGGCGCGTGGAGCTGCGCTTTTCCACGGAGGTGGATTGCTCCGACTCGAAACAAACCAAAGCCGCCTTGAGAAAAAACGAACATCAATTGCGCGAGATTGCCGCCACCATGGCCACCCCCATGTATGTCATCGACCGGGAATGGCGCATCACCTTCATCAATCCTGCGGCGCTGACCCTGTTGGGATGGAAGGAAGGGGAGGTGCTGGGCAACAAATCGAATGACCTGTTCCACCATTCCTGCGCGGACGGGAGGCTTTGCCCCCTTGAAGAGAGCCCTGTGTTCGACGTGTTGGAGCAAAACAGGGTGGTCACTTCCAATAATGAAGTGATCTGGCTGCGCGACGGCAATCGCCTGCCCATTTCCCTGATTGCCGTGCCGATTCACCACGGTCAGGACGCCCGGGGGGCGGTAGTGGTCTTTCGGGAATTTTCCAGACAGGACCAGGAAAAGGAAGAGGAAGAGGGTCGCATCACCAAAGATCATGATGCCGCAGGGTACAAGGCACAAAAAGAGTTCTTAGATACAATGAGTCACGAAATTCGCACCCCCATGAACGTGGTTCTTGGAATGAATGATGTTCTATTGGAAACCGACCTGACGGACGAGCAGCGCCACTATCTGGAGATAATGAGCCGATCCTGTGGCGCCGTGATGGCCATTATCAACGATATCCTGGATTTCTCGCGCATCGAATCGGGTCAGTTCACGCTTGTCGACAAGTCCTATTCTCCAAGAGTTGTCCTCGATGAGACCTTGAGGATCATGCAATTGTCCGCCGGGCAGAAGGGGATCGCGCTCCATGGGGATGTGCTGCCAAGCGTTCCCGTGACCATCATGGGGGATGAGGGACGTCTCACCCAGGTGCTTGTCAACCTCATCAGCAATGCCATCAAATTTTCCAGCCAGGGCGCCATCCGGGTTCAATTGGCACTCCATGACACAACAGCCGACACTCTGCTGTTTTCGGTCAGCGATTCGGGCATCGGCATTGCCAAGGAAAATCAGGAGCGCATTTTTGCCCCGTTTACCCAGGCCGATGGAGGCATCCATCGGCGCTACGGGGGAACGGGTCTCGGACTCTCCATCTCCCGGAGGCTGGTGGAATGGATGGGTGGCGTCATCTGGCTGGAAAGCCTGATTGGCCGCGGTAGCACCTTTTTCTTCACCCTTCCCCTGCGAATCGCGGATCCGCCCCCACCCCTGCTCAGGCCTGCCCTGTCGACGCCTTCCACCCCCAAGCGCAGCCTGCGTGTTTTGCTGGTAGAAGATTCACTTGATAATCAATTATTGCTTAAGGTGTATCTGAGTAAGACCATTCATCATCTGACCCTGGTCAACGATGGTTTGGAAGCACTGGCTCGGGTCAGGAAAGAACCGTTTGATCTGATCCTCATGGACATTCAGATGCCGGTTCTGGACGGCTACGGAGCAACACGCCAGATTCGCCAATGGGAGCGCGACGAGGGGCGCACGCCTTTATTCATTATTGCCTTGAGCGCTCACGCCTCCATCGGACGAAAGGAAGAGAGCCTGGCCGCAGGTTGCAACGAACATCTGACCAAACCCATCAAGAAGCAGACCTTGCTGGATCTGCTTGATTTCTATGCATCGTTAAATGTCGACGATGTGCCACTCGACCACGGACCAGGGGGTGTTGACAATCGCCCGATTTTGGTTCCTGGCAAGGCGCAAGAGGGTGAGGAAGCGGAATGCGGTCCTCCTGTATGAGCCTGCCGAACCGGATGGCACGCCCCGCCAGGGGCCAAAAGATGAGGAATGTTAACAGGCCCTGACAGCACCAACGGAATGGCCAGCCGCCGCTGGAAGAGCTCTTTCCGAAGACGAAGGAAACCAAAATGGCTCACGATACCGTTCTTGTTGTGGATGATGATCCGGAAATGTTGCAACTGTATGCCGGACACCTGTACCAGACGGGCTATACGGTGATCGCGGTTCGCAGCGGCGAGGAGGCCTTGACCTTGTACGACTCCAACCGGCCTGAACTGGTGATCCTGGACGCGGATATGCCAACCATGGACGGTTTCGATACCTGTATCGCACTACGGAAACGAACCGGGGAGGAGGAACTTCCAATCCTCATCGTGACAACGATGGAGGATAATGCTTCGGTTGTCCGGGCCTTTGCCGTCGGGGCGGATGATTACATTACGAAACCGGTCCATTGGGAAGTATTGCGTCAGCGCATGCGCCATCTGCTGCGCGGTTTGCAGGCGCACCGCTCGGCCCGTGAAATCCAGGAGGCGCTGCTGCACCAGGAACAGCAGTATCGCACCATTGTCGAGGTCTCCCAGGAGGGGATCTGGCGGATCGATGCCACGGGGGCCACCACCTTCACCAACCAGAAAATGGCCCAATTACTGGGCTGCACCGTGGAACAGATGATGGGGCGCTCCTTTCTGGAGTTCATCGCTCCGAATGCACGGGAGAACGCCCTGTTTCATTTCAAAAATCGCCGGGCGGGGGTGGTCGAGCAGCAGGACATCCGCTTTCACCGCCTCGATGGTGGCGAGGTTTGGGTGATCCTGTCCACCTCACCTCTCCATGACGAACAGGGCCGATTCACCGGGGTGCTGGCTATGGCCGCCGACATTACCATTCGCAAAACCATGGAGACCGAGTTGCGTACCTCCCGCAACAATTTCGAGAGTATCTTCGAACAGGCAAACGACGGCATTCTGCTGCTGGGTTCACCCTCTGGTCACTTCTTTATGGCCAATGCGCGGTTTTGCGAAATGCTGGGCTGCAATCGGAGTGAAGTTCCCTTCCTGGTCTCGGGAGACTTCAGCCCCACAGGGACGCGGATTTGGGATCTGGATGTGTTTCAAAACCACGAAGAAGGCAAAGTCAACACCCAGAACGATGTGCCCCTGTTCTGCTGGAATGGGGCGGTGGTCTTCACCGACATCACCCTGTCGGAAGTGACGGTGGATGATCAGGTCTACCGCATGGGCCTGTTCCGCGATGCCACGCAACGACGTCGCTCCCAGGCCATCCGGGTCGCCGACGCCGAACGGTTGAGACGCTTGATGGAACTCAATCGGCGGGCCCAGGAACTCACCGTTCAGGAATTGTGCGATCAGGCTCTGGAAATCGCGGTCCTCCTGACCCACAGCCAAGCCGGATTTCTGATCCTGCTCAATGAGGATCAGGATACCTTCTCCCAAATCTCCTGGAGTCAGGAGGTGAGGCGACTCGGCATATCGAAGCCCCCCCTGACACCTTTTTCACTGGCACAGGCCGGGGCGTGGGCCGATTGCGCGCGGCAGTTGAAACCCGTGGTCTACAACGAAGGTCTGCCTCCGTTCACTCGACGCGGTCTGCCCTTGGGGCACTTTCCCGTCAGCCGCTATTTGAGCGTCCCGGTGCTGGATGGAGACCGGGCACGCATGATTTTAGGAGTATTCAATAAGACAGAAAATTATGAAGATTTTGATAATAATCAACTTCAAGCAGTAGGCAACGAAGTGCAGAATTTCATCCTTCGCCGATGCTGGGAGGAAACCCTGGAACAGGCCAAGGAAAAAGCCGAAACCGCCAACCGGGCCAAAGCCGATTTCCTGGCCACCATGAGCCATGAAATTCGCACGCCCATGAACGGGGTGCT
This DNA window, taken from Magnetococcales bacterium, encodes the following:
- a CDS encoding response regulator yields the protein MALKMELKITILVIDSDIDTLRCYETNLVRIGYVVVQANNCTDAMALFDAHRPHLAIIEARMSDPDGFTTCAALRQRAHETELPILMVTDDDDNNSVEKAFAAGADDLITKPVHWTILRQRMRHLLRGESAYRVFMESHDEGRCLEEPPRLPLEVDRLSPTRWIENWADPALYFRPRIFNSVFLNL
- a CDS encoding response regulator, which codes for MPFGMERKMVLINIILVIIYYFKYQIHRKSHGSNLQHRSVRGGGAVMNNMEGVLGSFLFVDDDPEIFQYLVEALKSRGRAIFIHTIRRVEGRVELRFSTEVDCSDSKQTKAALRKNEHQLREIAATMATPMYVIDREWRITFINPAALTLLGWKEGEVLGNKSNDLFHHSCADGRLCPLEESPVFDVLEQNRVVTSNNEVIWLRDGNRLPISLIAVPIHHGQDARGAVVVFREFSRQDQEKEEEEGRITKDHDAAGYKAQKEFLDTMSHEIRTPMNVVLGMNDVLLETDLTDEQRHYLEIMSRSCGAVMAIINDILDFSRIESGQFTLVDKSYSPRVVLDETLRIMQLSAGQKGIALHGDVLPSVPVTIMGDEGRLTQVLVNLISNAIKFSSQGAIRVQLALHDTTADTLLFSVSDSGIGIAKENQERIFAPFTQADGGIHRRYGGTGLGLSISRRLVEWMGGVIWLESLIGRGSTFFFTLPLRIADPPPPLLRPALSTPSTPKRSLRVLLVEDSLDNQLLLKVYLSKTIHHLTLVNDGLEALARVRKEPFDLILMDIQMPVLDGYGATRQIRQWERDEGRTPLFIIALSAHASIGRKEESLAAGCNEHLTKPIKKQTLLDLLDFYASLNVDDVPLDHGPGGVDNRPILVPGKAQEGEEAECGPPV
- a CDS encoding response regulator, which produces MAHDTVLVVDDDPEMLQLYAGHLYQTGYTVIAVRSGEEALTLYDSNRPELVILDADMPTMDGFDTCIALRKRTGEEELPILIVTTMEDNASVVRAFAVGADDYITKPVHWEVLRQRMRHLLRGLQAHRSAREIQEALLHQEQQYRTIVEVSQEGIWRIDATGATTFTNQKMAQLLGCTVEQMMGRSFLEFIAPNARENALFHFKNRRAGVVEQQDIRFHRLDGGEVWVILSTSPLHDEQGRFTGVLAMAADITIRKTMETELRTSRNNFESIFEQANDGILLLGSPSGHFFMANARFCEMLGCNRSEVPFLVSGDFSPTGTRIWDLDVFQNHEEGKVNTQNDVPLFCWNGAVVFTDITLSEVTVDDQVYRMGLFRDATQRRRSQAIRVADAERLRRLMELNRRAQELTVQELCDQALEIAVLLTHSQAGFLILLNEDQDTFSQISWSQEVRRLGISKPPLTPFSLAQAGAWADCARQLKPVVYNEGLPPFTRRGLPLGHFPVSRYLSVPVLDGDRARMILGVFNKTENYEDFDNNQLQAVGNEVQNFILRRCWEETLEQAKEKAETANRAKADFLATMSHEIRTPMNGVLGMADLILRTSLTEQQRHYIETIHRSGRTLLRIINDILDLSKINAGGLSLELLRFDIYEVIDDIKKAFQKTAKARPFSFSVCGCKNLPIHLIGDPFRLRQILFNLVGNAIKFTEEGSVVLAVRVIEEREADVLVRFEVCDTGIGISPEYQIHLFQAFSQEDPSISRKFGGTGLGLAITQKLVVMMGGVLDVKSEAGRGSTFGFVLRFGKQQEGDRQEVMAFQAARRPITPDNIRFKGHILLVEDNLVNQEVAAATLAIFGCQVTLANNGQQALIEVDRAKPAFDAIFMDCEMPLLDGYETTRRLRQREIQDGLEHIPIIALTAHVLEQSRKQCHDAGMDHYLRKPFSQEELGAVLYRWLPSSEETGTNLEDPKTLESDPASWPRISQKIQSVSNFGHVGGLSPTFPVLDQIALGRILLLEKNGHQGLLCKLVEHYLVRTPELLAELGSALERNDSEAVRVAAHTLKSSSLTMGVAHLADLGRTMESEYANLALVKPHFRQARSVFAEAEQALNNFCLSI